The stretch of DNA GAAATGAGAATATTTGATGCTCATTTTCACATTATTGACTTCGATTATCCTGTTATTGAGAATCAAGGATATACCCCACCCAGCTACGTTACAGAAGATTATCTAACAGAGACTGCTGATTTAAATGAAGCGATTGTATCTGGATCATTTCAAGGTTTTGATCAAGAATACTTACTGAAGGCACTTAAACAAATGGGAACAGCATTTTGTGGCGTTATACAGTTGCCTTATACAGTAACAGATGAAGAAATCTTAAAATTACATACCAATGGAGTAAGAGCATTACGATTTAATATTAAACGCGGCGGATCAGAGGATTTGTCAAAATTTGATTACTTTGCAAGAAGAGTGTACGATTTGGCCGGATGGCATAGCGAACTTTATATTGATGCGATACAGCTACCTGAGATAGCAGCAATCATCGAGAAACTACCTGCTATTTCAATCGATCATTTAGGATTGTCAGAAGAAGGGCTACCACATCTTTTAAGATTAGTAGATAAAGGCATACACGTAAAAGCCACAGGGTTTGGACGAGTTGAACTAAATATTGAAAACGCTTTAAAGTCTATATATAAAGTAAACCCGGATGCTCTATGTTCGGTACAGATTTACCATCAACAAGAGCCAAAAGGCCTTTTGAGCACAAAGACATTGAATTAGTTCAGAGTTTATTTGATGATCAAGCTACGGATAAGATTTTGTATACAAATGCTATGAAGTGGTATTTCAAATAATATTTTAAATGAGTTTTTCTATTGCCTCCCTCATTCCAAGGAAAGTTGAATTTTTAAGTTACTAAGATATAAGAAGGTGATCTTAATGAATTTGAATCAAATTATCTTTAGAGAGGCAAAAATTCAAGATCTTGACAGAATAGTGTATATGTTATCAGATGATATTCTAGGAAGTAAGAGAGAAGATTATAAACACCCCTTGCCTGATAGTTACATAAATGCATTTCAATCTATAAACTCTGACCCAAACAATGAACTGATAGTAGCCTGTTATGGCAGTGAGATTATCGGTGTTCAGCAGATTACGTTTACTCCGTTCATTACTTATCAGGGCGGATGGAGAGCTACAATTGAAGGTGTTCGCACTGCATCTATCGTACGTGGGAAGGGTGTAGGATCTGAATTGATTAAATGGGCAATTCACCGCGCAAAAAAACGTGGATGTCACTTAGTTCAATTGACTACAGATAAAAATAGACCCGAAGCACTTCATTTTTATGAAAAGTTAGGATTTAAGCCATCACACGAAGGTTTAAAGCTACACCTGTAACGCAAAAGCACTTCCCTTATGTATTTTTTTAGCAATGACGCTCCTACTCACATTAATAATCAAGTCAAGGAGTTATCTATTTCTTTTCTCAGTAGGTATCTACCAAAGCATTCAAGTCATCATTAACCATGACTGCATATTACAACCTTTTCCTTCACATATTGATGGATCGGCCGCCTGGATCCATTCAGATGGCTGTCTGGAATTTACAAGATATCATTCACAAACCACAACCTGCCTTGAGAATGATGCCTTGAGCCCCTTGTTGGCAACACAGCGGTCAATTATCACAAAACCCGCCTTCTTGATCATCTCATCCATATCTTCGATAGTCAGGATGACGACTTTATCGGCTATCCTTCGTGCTTGCTTAATAATGGTATATTGTTCCTCCGCAGTGGCACGAGCATACAAATTATAAGGCATGTCAATGATTGCCACATCATAATGACCTTCCTGCTCGGCTATGTCTTTTACAGCCACAGCGCCTTGG from Terribacillus sp. FSL K6-0262 encodes:
- a CDS encoding GNAT family N-acetyltransferase, which encodes MNLNQIIFREAKIQDLDRIVYMLSDDILGSKREDYKHPLPDSYINAFQSINSDPNNELIVACYGSEIIGVQQITFTPFITYQGGWRATIEGVRTASIVRGKGVGSELIKWAIHRAKKRGCHLVQLTTDKNRPEALHFYEKLGFKPSHEGLKLHL